The following coding sequences lie in one Miscanthus floridulus cultivar M001 chromosome 9, ASM1932011v1, whole genome shotgun sequence genomic window:
- the LOC136480728 gene encoding uncharacterized protein, giving the protein MPVNSLKDAPRLLETDVSGEENFITISNEDGGTSSRHKVHRIAHQNRILLDQSHPDSHRDITQLRSLVALGCDIHGLVLHPSIKLLRVLALERCTSPDIQEYGRHWLEHLGTLVHLRCDEYTKVPDGFHQKVTSLEELQISVRMLSFESKRQFLKELGNHSLLRVLCVIGTVRLDESVQAELLKSLGNLQEPEHLDLDCNLLSGITPTSTEWDKAVLSEHLRHLYIEGFRFPRVSSFIDPTLLPNLCYLELCVDHMDEAGLRALGGLPDLRYLCIRLVDYGTTSYKQAAVVNIAAHDVLFLKLRSLKLYGWMVQLATNDDSTSASLSIWREE; this is encoded by the exons GCGAAGAAAACTTCATCACTATCTCAAATGAGGATGGAGGAACATCATCACGACACAAGGTGCACCGGATAGCACACCAGAACAGGATATTGCTGGATCAATCTCATCCTGACAGTCATAGGGACATTACACAACTGAGGTCACTGGTTGCCCTTGGGTGTGATATCCATGGTTTGGTATTGCATCCGAGCATTAAACTCTTACGTGTGCTAGCTTTAGAGAGGTGCACATCACCTGATATTCAGGAGTATGGCAGGCACTGGCTTGAGCATCTTGGAACTCTAGTTCATTTGAG ATGTGACGAATACACGAAGGTGCCCGATGGGTTCCACCAGAAGGTGACGTCACTGGAGGAGCTACAGATAAGTGTTCGCATGCTGTCTTTTGAGTCCAAGAGGCAATTTTTGAAGGAGCTGGGCAACCACAGCCTACTGAGGGTGCTCTGTGTGATTGGCACAGTCAGGCTGGATGAGAGCGTGCAGGCAGAACTTTTGAAGTCACTAGGCAATCTACAAGAGCCCGAGCATCTGGATTTGGATTGTAATCTGCTCAGTGGAATTACCCCTACCTCAACAGAGTGGGACAAAGCTGTGCTTTCGGAACATCTCAGGCATCTGTATATAGAAGGCTTTCGGTTCCCTCGTGTGTCATCATTCATAGATCCCACGCTTCTCCCCAACCTTTGCTACTTGGAGTTGTGTGTGGATCATATGGACGAGGCAGGTCTGAGAGCCTTGGGTGGGCTGCCAGATCTCCGTTACCTCTGTATTCGACTGGTGGATTATGGGACGACTTCTTATAAGCAGGCTGCAGTAGTTAATATTGCTGCCCATGATGTCTTGTTCCTCAAGTTGAGAAGCCTCAAGTTGTATGGCTGGATGGTCCAGTTGGCGACCAACGATGACTCGACTAGTGCTTCGCTTAGCATCTGGAGGGAAGAATAG
- the LOC136480729 gene encoding uncharacterized protein, with translation MLRNARLENVKKALDCGEIESGTGLHQEMGLPRPRDTRWGSHYKTVCSIITMYEAIHDVLVDLGDDPAYKDDWTKIHFVTGAFENFEFVFFAHLMYIILGYTNELSECLQRRDQDILNAISLVNVAKKIMQELRSDGWDNFLEKVTSFCDKHGVEVPAMDGDYVPYGKSARKARAQKQTNDDHFRREVYIGVIDQISQELDNRIDEINMELLSCMSAFSPSKSFASFDAQKLRRLAEFYPKEFSNNNLLKLELQLDNYIDDMRHDDSFKGLD, from the coding sequence ATGCTTAGAAATGCTAGGCTTGAGAATGTCAAGAAAGCACTTGACTGTGGTGAAATTGAATCTGGAACTGGATTACATCAAGAGATGGGTTTGCCTAGGCCTAGAGATACTCGATGGGGATCTCATTACAAAACTGTATGCAGCATCATTACTATGTATGAAGCAATCCATGATGTACTGGTTGATCTTGGGGATGATCCTGCATATAAGGATGATTGGACCAAAATACATTTTGTGACCGGAGCGTTTGAGAactttgagtttgttttctttgcacacttaatgtatattattcttggatatacaaatgagttatctgagtgtttgcaaagaagggaccaagatattcttaatgcaatatcacttgttaatgtggcaaagaAAATAATGCAAGAATTGAGGTCTGATGGTTGGGATAATTTTCTTGAGAAGGTCACTTCATTTTGCGAtaaacatggtgttgaagttcCTGCTATGGATGGTGATTATGTTCCTTATGGAAAATCAGCAAGGAAAGCTCGTGCCCAAAAGCAAACCAATGATGACCACTTTAGAAGAGAAGTATAtattggtgtcattgatcaaataAGTCAAGAACTTGATAATCGGATTGATGAGATTAATATGGAGTTGTTGTCTTGTATGTCGGCCTTCAGTCCTTCTAAGTCATTTGCTTCTTTTGATGCACAGAAGCTACGTAGACTAGCTGAGTTCTACCCAAAGGAGTTCtcaaataataatttgctcaaacttgagttgcagctagataattatattgatgacatgagaCATGATGATAGCTTCAAAGGTCTAGACtaa